The stretch of DNA CATTTCAAAGAGCGGAAGCAGTATTGATACGAGAATAAAAGCTATAAGGGTCCCCATCAAAAGGATGATAACAGGTTCAACCATTGCTGTAAAGGCTGTTATCCTCTGATTGATGTTGGAATCATAATACTCTGAGACATTCGTGAGTATTTCATCGAGGTTCCCGCTTGTTTCTCCCACATTTACCATATCAGCTACATAGGGAGGGAAAGTACCGGTATCGCGTATGGCAACGGACAAATCAACCCCTCCTTCCACCATCCCGGCTATTTTCATGACAGCTTCGGATACAATAATGTTTTTCATCGTGTTGCTTACTACTATGATGCCCTGCAGCATGGGGATTCCGCTTTTCAGCAATGTCCCCAAAATCCTTGTGAACCTGCCGGCCAGCACCATTAAATAAAAACTACCGGCAACAGGTGCATCTAAAAGGAACTTGTGCCACAGCCTCTTCCCTTCCCTGGTTTTTCGGAACCATTCGAAACCGAAGAACAAAAAAAGGGGAATGATAAAAATAATGTAATAGTAATTATTTACCAGGTTTGTAATGGCGATTAAGATTTTAGTCGGGATCGGAAGCCCTTGACTCATGCGTTCAAAAATCTTTATCACCATAGGAACAACATATCCGATAAGGAACAAAACAACTCCGGTTCCAACGATTGACATGATAAGGGGATATACAAGGGCAGCCTTTATTTTCCCACGGATAACTGCATGATTCTCCAACAAATTTGCCTGGTAGTTCAAAATCAAATCAAGGCTTCCGCTCTTTTCGCCAGCCTGCACAGAGTATACAAATAATTCATCAAATATATCCGGAAATGTTTTTAGTGCATCCGACAATGCGAAGCCGCTCTTTACCTGGTCCCTCAAATGACTGACAATTTCTCTCTCTTTATCTATATCGAGCTGGTTGGTTATAATAGTTAATGCCTGAAATAACGGAACACCTCCCTTTAAAAGCGAAGCGAGTTGTCTTGCCAGTTTAATGGGCAGCCTTTGCTTCATTCCAAAGGAAACTCCTATTTGTTTCTTGCCGGATATTTTTTGAAATTCCTGCAGTGATACGAGGAAAAGATCTCTGTTCTTAATCACAGTCTTTGCAGCACCTTCTGTGTCGGCGTCTATAAAGCCGTTTTCTTTCTTGCCTCTCTGATCTAAAGCGCTGTATTTAAATCTCATTTCTGCTTAACCTGTAGCTGTGACATCAACTCATTGCTCAATGGTTTTGCCGGCAACTGTGAGCTATTCTATTGTTACCCTCATAATTTCTGATAATGTTGTAGCGCCTTCAAAAACCTTATTTAAACCATCCTCTCTCAATGTGAGCATACCCTCTTTTTTTGCTTCTGCCTTTATTCCCTCTGATGACCTTTTTAATTGGACCATCTGTCGTATCCTGCCGGTCATCTTCAGCAATTCAAATATCCCGGTTCTCCCTGTGTATCCTGTATTTAAACAATTTTTACAGCCCCTGCCTTTGTAGAAAATACGTTCACTGTTCCTCAGGTTTTCGTTAAACAACTCTCTCTCGAATTCCGTCGGTTTATACACATCCCGGCAATGAGGACATATTTTTCTCACAAGCCTCTGCGCGAGAATTGCCGTTATTGATGAAGTTAAAAGATATGGTTCGATACCCATGTCAATCAGCCTTGTAAGTGCGCTTGCCGAATCATTGGTATGCAATGTAGAAAATACAAGATGTCCTGTAAGAGCAGCCTGTATGGCAATGCGTGCCGTTTCTTCATCTCTTATTTCACCGACCATGATTACATCAGGGTCCTGTCTTAAAAAAGAGCGGAGGGCCTTTGCGAAATCGAGGTCTATTTTCGGATTTACTTGCATCTGCCCGATCCCGGGAAGGATATATTCAACAGGATCTTCAACGGTAAGTATATTTTTTTCAGGGGTATTGATAAGCTGAAGTGCT from Pseudomonadota bacterium encodes:
- a CDS encoding type II secretion system F family protein; its protein translation is MRFKYSALDQRGKKENGFIDADTEGAAKTVIKNRDLFLVSLQEFQKISGKKQIGVSFGMKQRLPIKLARQLASLLKGGVPLFQALTIITNQLDIDKEREIVSHLRDQVKSGFALSDALKTFPDIFDELFVYSVQAGEKSGSLDLILNYQANLLENHAVIRGKIKAALVYPLIMSIVGTGVVLFLIGYVVPMVIKIFERMSQGLPIPTKILIAITNLVNNYYYIIFIIPLFLFFGFEWFRKTREGKRLWHKFLLDAPVAGSFYLMVLAGRFTRILGTLLKSGIPMLQGIIVVSNTMKNIIVSEAVMKIAGMVEGGVDLSVAIRDTGTFPPYVADMVNVGETSGNLDEILTNVSEYYDSNINQRITAFTAMVEPVIILLMGTLIAFILVSILLPLFEMNKILLKR